A stretch of Malus sylvestris chromosome 11, drMalSylv7.2, whole genome shotgun sequence DNA encodes these proteins:
- the LOC126591131 gene encoding D-xylose-proton symporter-like 3, chloroplastic isoform X1 yields MAFSTSTHSFFNFKLSSKTAPPLHQPKKKPVTLLLNPRFAPPLLSSCNHCFRANSVTFSNPSTPRHGFSVKVGSQPDYSSGDDDAQSFIPEATQQEEFSWKSVILPFVFPALGGLLFGYDIGATSGATLSLQSPELSGTAWFNLSAIQLGLVVSGSLYGALFGSLLVYPIADFLGRRRELITAAVLYLLGALITATAPGLSVLLVGRVLYGLGIGMAMHGAPLYIAETCPSQIRGTLISLKELFIVLGILLGYFVGSFEINAVGGWRYMYGISASVALLMGIGMWVLPPSPRWLLLRAAQGKGPVQEYKEKAIVALSKLRGRPPGDKVSERQIEETYVSLKSSYADQEAEGSLLEVFQGTSLKAFIIGGGLVLFQQITGQPSVLYYAGPILQTAGFSAASDATRVSVVIGLFKFLMTGVAVLKVDDLGRRPLLIVGVSGLALSLFLLSAYYKFLGGFPLIAVASLLLYVGCYQISFGPISWLMVSEIFPLRTRGKGISLAVLTNFASNAIVTFAFSPLKEALGADNLFILFGAIALLSLIFVVLIVPETKGLTLEEIESKLSK; encoded by the exons ATGGCTTTCAGCACCTCAACTCACtctttcttcaacttcaaactCTCCAGCAAAACTGCACCACCACTTCATCAGCCAAAGAAGAAACCAGTGACCCTTCTCCTCAATCCCCGTTTTGCCCCGCCCCTTCTCTCATCTTGTAACCATTGCTTCAGGGCCAACTCTGTCACTTTCTCAAACCCTTCTACCCCCAGGCATGGATTCAGTGTCAAG gtTGGATCACAGCCAGATTATTCTTCAGGGGATGATGATGCTCAGTCGTTTATTCCTGAAGCAACCCAACAGGAGGAATTTTCTTGGAAGTCTGTGATTCTTCC CTTTGTGTTTCCAGCTTTGGGAGGTTTGTTGTTCGGATATGACATTGGTGCTACTTCTGGTGCTACCCTCTCTTTACAG TCGCCTGAGCTTAGTGGCACAGCTTGGTTTAATCTTTCAGCCATCCAGCTTGGTCTTGTG GTTAGCGGTTCCCTATATGGAGCTCTTTTTGGTTCCCTCCTTGTCTACCCAATTGCTGATTTCCTTG GGAGGAGGAGGGAACTTATCACAGCAGCTGTACTTTATCTCCTTGGGGCCCTAATCACTGCAACTGCTCCGGGCCTTAGTGTTCTATTAGTCGGGCGTGTTTTATATGGGCTTGGTATTGGAATG GCCATGCATGGGGCTCCTCTCTATATTGCTGAAACGTGTCCGTCTCAAATTCGTGGAACTCTAATATCTTTGAAGGAGCTCTTCATAGTTCTGGGGATTCTG TTGGGTTATTTTGTGGGAAGCTTTGAGATTAATGCAGTTGGGGGCTGGCGTTACATGTATGGAATAAGTGCTTCCGTTGCTTTACTTATGGGAATAGGCATGTGGGTTCTCCCACCTTCTCCCCGCTGGTTGCTTCTCAGGGCGGCTCAAGGTAAAGGGCCTGTACAAGAATATAAAGAAAAAGCCATTGTTGCCTTGAGCAAGTTGAGAGGCCGGCCTCCTGGTGACAAAGTGTCTGAAAGGCAAATAGAAGAGACATATGTTTCTTTGAAGTCGTCCTATGCAGATCAGGAAGCCGAGGGGAGTTTGTTGGAGGTCTTTCAAGGCACAAGTTTGAAAGCCTTCATAATCGGTGGTGGTTTGGTCCTTTTTCAACAG ATAACCGGACAACCAAGTGTATTGTATTATGCTGGTCCGATTCTTCAG ACTGCAGGATTCTCTGCAGCCTCTGATGCTACCAGAGTATCAGTTGTAATCGGATTGTTTAAG TTTCTGATGACGGGAGTAGCTGTCCTGAAAGTTGATGATCTCGGAAGAAGACCTTTGCTGATTGTAGGAGTCAGTGGACTC GCTCTCTCCTTATTTCTCCTTTCTGCTTACTACAAATTTCTCGGAGGATTCCCGCTTATTGCTGTAGCTTCTCTTCTTCTCTATGTCGGTTGCTACCAG ATATCGTTTGGTCCTATAAGTTGGCTCATGGTGTCAGAAATCTTCCCGCTTCGCACAAGAGGAAAGGGGATTAGTCTAGCAGTTCTTACCAACTTTGCTTCAAACGCGATTGTGACATTTGCATTCTCGCCGCTGAAG GAGGCGCTAGGAGCAGATAaccttttcatcctctttggtgCTATCGCCTTGTTGTCTCTTATCTTCGTCGTACTAATTGTCCCGGAAACCAAAGGCTTGACTTTGGAAGAAATAGAATCCAAACTCTCGAAATAG